TCCGACGAAGTCATGACCGGCTTCCGCGTATCCGCTGCAGGCTGGTACGGCCACGAAGGCCCCACCGCCTCCGGAGCCCCCGATCTGTTCACCTTCGGCAAAGTCATGGGCGGAGGGTTCCCCGCAGCAGCCTTCGGAGGCAAAGCCGAACACATGGCCCACCTGGCACCCAACGGCCCCGTCTACCAAGCAGGCACCCTGTCCGGAAACCCCATCGCCTCAGCCGCAGGCCTAGCCACACTCCGCGCCTGCACCCCAGACCTCTACACCCGCATCCACACCACCGCCACCACCATCGCCAACGCCACTAGCCAAGCCCTCACCACCGCAGGCGTCCCCCACCACATTCGATGGGCAGGATCCATGTTCTCCGTCTTCTTCCGCGAAGGCGAAGTCCGCAACTACGCCGAGGCCAGCACCCAAAACACCCACGCCTTCGCCGCCTTCTTCCACAGCCTCCTCAGCAACGGCGTCCACCTACCCCCTTCCGCATACGAAACCTGGTTCGTCAGCGCAGCCCACGACGACACCGCCATCGACCAGATCATTACCGCCCTACCCGCCGCAGCCAACGCAGCCGCACAAGCAACCACCAACTGACCCCACAAACCGGCACGAAAGGCGTCAACGATGAGCACAAGCAGCAAGAGCAGCCGCGAAACCACGGTGCACTTCCTGCGACACGGCGAGGTCTACAACCCGGCACGCATCATCTACGGCCGCCTACCCAACTACCACCTCTCCGAACGCGGCCACGCCATGGCAGAACTCGCAGCACAATCCCTCCGCAACTTCCCCATTGGCTTGGTCGTCTCCTCACCGCTAGAACGCGCCCAAGAAACCGCCCAACCCGTCGCCGCCACCCACAACCTGCCCATCTACACCGACCCCCGCATCATCGAAGCCCAAAACTCCTTCGAAGGACACAAATTCGGCCAAGGACAAGCCTCCCTGCGCAACCCCGCCACCTGGAAACTCATCCGCAACCCCTTCCGCCCCTCCTGGGGCGAGCCCTACACCCACCTCGCCACCCGCATGCGCGAAGCCCTCCACGCCGCCGTCGAAGCATCCCACCGACTAGCCGACGGAGCCGACGTTGTCGCTGTCTCCCACCAACTCCCCATCTGGGAACTGCGCCTATCCGTCGAAGGCCGCCGCCTATGGCACGACCCCCGCAAACGCGAATGCGGCCTCGCCTCCATCACCAGCTTCACCCTGCGCGACCACGAAATCATCGCCATCGCCTACAGCGAACCAGCCGCCGAACTCTACCCAGGCTCCACCGGAGGAGTCGGCGCATGAAAAACACCCCACGCACCCTCACCACCCTTCTCCTCACCGCCACCCTCACCACCCTCACCGCCTGCAGCACCAGCGGCAACACCATCGCTGACCAAGCCCGCCGCGGCGACGACCTCGGCTACGTCACCGGAGACGGCGCCGTACAACGCCTACCCGCCGACCAACGCAAAAACCCCATCAACCTCAACGGAAAACTTCTCGACGGCGCCCCCTGGAACATCACCGACAACCGCGGAAAAATCACCGTACTCAACATCTGGGGTTCCTGGTGCCAACCCTGCCAAAACGAAGCACCCCAACTCGAAAAAGCACACGCCCCCTACAGCAAAGACCCCAACGTTCAATTCATCGGAATCAACGTCGGTGAAAGCCCAGAAACCGGTTCTGCAGCAGCCAAAGCATGGGGTCTGACCTACCCCTCACTCACCGACCCCGAACGCAAACTCGCCTCCTCACTCAACGGCCTAGCCAACGCCACCCCCACAACCCTGGTCATCGACACCCAAGGCCGTGTCGCCGCCCGCATCTCCGGAGCCCTCACCACCGCCTCAACCCTCACCGGACTCATCGACGACGTCCGCAACGGAAAAACCACATGACAGACCTCACACAGGTCCTCGCCGACGGCAACCTGCTCCTCGCCCTGGCCATATCCCTCGCCGCAGGAAGCATCTCCTTCGCATCCCCCTGCGTCCTACCCCTAGTGCCAGGATTCCTCGGATACGTCGGCGGCATCGCTCACACCACCAACACCCCCAACCAGCCCACCCCAATCCGAAACCGCACCCTCCTGGGTGCCGCGCTATTCGTCCTCGGATTCAGCACCGTCTTCATCACCGGTACCCTCCTCGCCTCTGCAGCAGGCGCAGCCCTACACAACTACACCCCCTGGCTCACCCGCCTCGGCGGCATCATCATCATTGCCCTCGCACTTATCTTCCTTGGCTTCGGCACCCAACGCACCTACACACCCACCTGGCGACCACGCACCGGCCTAGCCGGCGCCCCCCTGCTCGGAATCATCTTCGGCCTAGGCTGGGCACCCTGCATGGGCCCGACCTACGCCGTCATCTACGCCCTAGCCACCAACCTCGCTGGCGACACCGGACTCATCACCCGCGGCGCGCTCCTAGGCATCGCCTACTGCGCAGGACTAGGCATCCCATTCCTGCTCATCGCCGCAGGCTGGCAACACGCCCTCACCGCCTCCACCTGGCTGCGCCGCCACCAACACGCAATCCACATCGCCGGAGGACTGCTCCTGCTCACCGTCGGACTGCTCCTGCTCACCGGAGCATGGGACACTATCGTCCACTACCTCCAAACCACCCTCGTCAACCGATTCCAGACCGCCCTCTAACACCCAGCCCACCGGCAGGCAGCAACGGGAACAGGACATGAGCACTCACACCCCACCCCAAGCCCCCAGCTCCCAGCCACGCCTCGGCCCACGAGGATGGGCCCGCTGGGCCTGGCGACAAATCACATCTATGCGCACGGCACTCTTCCTACTGCTGCTGATCGCCGTCGCAGCCATCCCCGGCTCCATGCTTCCCCAACGCACCACCAACGCCGTTGCCGTCACCCAATGGATCAACCAACGACCAACCATCGGAGCCATATTCGACACAGTCGGACTTTTCGACGTATTCATATCTCCCTGGTTCTCCGCCATCTACCTCCTGCTCGTCCTCAGCCTCATCGGCTGCATCATTCCCCGCATCGGCGCACACATAAAAGCGCTGCGCTCCCTACCACCGCGCACTCCACGAAACCTCAACAGGCTCCCCGCCTACAGCTCTTTCACCACCACAGCCAGCGAAGAAGACATCCTCCACACCGCCCGCGCCATGCTCGGAAAAGCCAGATTCCGCATGCGCCCCGCAGACGAAGACCGCTCCATCGCTGCCGAACGCGGCCACCTACGCGAAACCGGAAACATCGCCTTCCACCTGGGCCTAGTTGTCGTCATCGTGGCCCTGGCCATCGGCTACCTCGTCGGCTGGAAAGCAGACCGCATCGTCCCCGTCGGCACCGGCTTCGTTAACGACGTCTCCAGCTACGACACCTTCGCGCCCGGACCATGGGTCAACCCCAACACCCTCGACCCTTGGCAACTGCGCATCGACTCGCTGCACGTCAAGTTCCAAGATCGCCCAGACGCCCCCCAATTCGGCCAGGCTCGTGACTTCTCCGCCCAAACCACCATCACCATGCCCGATGGAACAACCAGCAAAAAAACCCTCGCAGTCAACGCACCTCTCCAATTCGGAGACGCCTGGACATATCTCCTCGGCAACGGGTACGCCCCCACCATCACTGTCCGGAACCCAGACGGTGAGGTGCTCTATCGGCAATCCACACCCTTCCTGCCCCAAGACGGCGTCTACACCTCCACTGGAGCCGTCAAAGTCGTAGGCGCACAGCCCAAACAACTCGGATTCACCGGAGTGCTCCTACCCAGTGCTTTCACCGATAAAAACGGCCCCGTATCTGTCTACCCTGACCTCGAAAACCCCCTCCTAGCACTAGACGTTTACACCGGTGACCTCTATTCCGGTGGCCCTCAATCCGTCTACAGCCTGGACACCACCCGCATGACCAAAGTAAAAAACGCCGACGGTAAACCAGCCCAACTCTGGCTACGCCCCGGTGACACCGTGCAACTGCCCAACAACCTGGGCAGCGTCACCCTCGAACAAGACATCCCCCGCTGGGCAGGCCTATCCACCCGCTACGATCCGGGCAAGACACTCGCGCTCGTGTCCTCCCTTGTCGCACTGATCGGCCTGATGGTCTCTCTTACCGTTCGCCGTCGACGCGTCTACATCCGCGTCACCACAGACACCACCGACAATGGCTCCACACACAACACCGTTCACGTCGGTGGCCTCGCCCGCGGCGAAGACCCTCTACTGAACGACGCGATAACTGAACTGGCGCATAGGCTCTGCGCAGCTGTCGAAGCCAAAGAAACGACAACCACCAACGGCCACCCCAATACACCGAGGCAGGCATGATGACGAACCAGCAGCTGGCGTTGCTGTCCAACTACGCCCTCTACGCCGCCATGGCCATGCTGTCCTGCGCCATGATCGGATACGCAATCTTCTTGGGGGTGGCTCGCGCTGCTACCGGAGGCAGCCGCGTTGCAGCAGAAAACGAACAGACACCAGTAGCCGCCGGGAATGCTCCGGTCCCAGCCGAAGCTGACAGAAGAGCAGACAAAAATGAAAAACGCCCAGGTATTGGTTCTCTCGACTCGAGCGGATTGGGAATCTTGCACGGCTCAGCCGTCGAGGAGTTGAGTAACCGGAAAATTGAGGAAGTCGATGCTCGTTCCGGTGCGATAGCAACCATGCTGGGGTGGCTCGGCACCATGACCTTGTTTGTGTCGATGGTGCTACGAGGTCTTTCCGTGCAGCGAGCTCCTGTATCGAACATGTTCGAGTTTGCGGTTGCCGCGGCTTTTCTCGTTATGGCGGTTTTTTTGGGATTGGGGCTGAAACGACCACTCAAATGGATGGGTGTGTTCGTTGTGACGCCGGTGTTGTTGATGCTCGGGCTTGCCATCACAGTGTGGTATGCCCCTGCAGCGGAACTGGTTCCATCATTGAAGTCCACCTGGCTGGTTATTCACGTTCCGATCGCGATTTTGGCGACAGCCGTGTTCACGCTCGCATTCGTGGTGTTGCTGCTTCATTTGGCTAAAGCTCGCCATGAACGAAAACTGCGTGAAGGAACAGGTAAGCAGGCTTCATTGCTCGCACTGCTTCCAGACGCTGCGGCTCTGGATCGGGCCTCTTATGCCCTACATATCACTGCGTTCCCGTTGTGGACTTTCACACTCATTGCAGGAGCGATCTGGGGGCAGAAAGCCTGGGGCGTCTATTGGAGTTGGGACCCCAAAGAAGTATGGACTTTTGTTATCTGGGTGATCTACGCGGCTTATTTGCACTCTCGCGCCACAAGTGGGTGGAGCTTGAAAAGGTCGAATGTCATCGCTGTGATCGGTTACGTGGCGATTATTGTGAACTTCACCATCGTGAACATGTTCTTCCCAGGCATGCACTCTTACTCGGGGCTGTGATTGATATGCGTCCTTCTATTGTTTATTCCTTCGCTCGGATCAGCATTTTCCTTGCGTGCCTGTTGGTTCTCTGGCTGGTGGGTCTTAAAGACCCACTGGTGCTGCTGCTGGTGGCTGCGACGGTTTCGATGTTGATTTCGTTGTTTACTTTGGGGACGTTGCGAGATCGCTTTGCAGTTGATGTGGCTGAACGAGTTGAGCGTCGCCGGCAAGAGAAAGCCGAGTGCCGGGCTCAGACAGATCAGTCTTCTGCTGAGGAGGATTCTGAGGCGGATTCGTTCCGCTGATTAGCCGATGGCGGGTAGACGCCAGATGGCCATGCCCAGGCCTAGGAAAATGCCGTAGATGAGAGTGAATTTTCCGGTGCGGCCCAGGACGGTGATGAGATCACGACCGCTGGATCCGCGTAGTACTTGGCGTACGCCGGGGATGATGTAAACGAAGGTGATGAGGCAGAACCAGGCACCTGGGTGGAAGAAACCAGCGACAAGTGAGCAGATTGCTGCGATGGCGATCATGCCTGCGTAGGCCAAGCGTGCGCCGGGTTCTCCGAGGCGGACTGCCAGGGTGATTTTTCCTGCGCCGGGGTCTGTGTGGATGTCGCGGAGGTTATTGACCATGAGGATTGCGCAGGAGAGCGAGCCCACGCCGACTGCTCCGGCGATGGAGGCCGGGGTGATGTAGAGGGTTTGGGTGTAGGTGGTTCCCAAGGTTGCGACGAGTCCGAAAAATATGAAGACCATGACTTCGCCGAGTCCGAGGTATCCGTAGGGTTTTTTACCTCCGGTGTAGAACCAGGCGGCGATGATAGCCAGTAGGCCAACGCCGATCATCCATAGGGTGTTGGCGAATGCGACGAGGGCTAAGCCGAAGAATGCTGCGACGCCGAAGGAGATGAATGCGGCGTTTTTGACTGCTTGGGGTGTGGCGAGTCCTTGGCCGACGAGGCGGACTGGGCCAATACGTACGTTGGTGTCGTCGGTGCCGCGGATGCCGTCTGAGTAGTCGTTGGCGTAGTTGACGCCGACTTGGAGGGCGAGGGCGACGAGTAGGGCTAGCACGGCGAAGGGGAAGATTCCTCGGTCGACCGCGTAGGCGGATCCTGCGCCGATGACAACGGGCGCTACGGCTGCGGGCAGGGTGCGGGGGCGTGCACCTTGAACCCATTCCTTGTACGTGGCCATGGGGTGTGAATCCTTGTGTGGCTAGTCAGTTTGCTTGGTGGGTTGTTCGGTTGGAGGTAGTCATTGTGGCGTGTGGACGGGTGTGGTGTGCGGTGGTGGTGCGTGGGGTTAGAGGCCGCGGAGGAAATCGGGGTCGTCGTCGGGGCCGATAGGTCGTTGGGGGCGGGGGCGTTGTGGGCGTCCTGCGAGCCACCAGGCAGTGCCTCCAACGATGGGGAAGAGGCAGATTCCGAGTGCCCAGATGGGTTTGGGCAGGGCGCGGATGTGTTGTTCGTCGGTGTTGAGGCAGTCGACGAGGGTGTAGATGCTGTAGGCGAGGATGAGCAGAGTGCCAAGTACCCGGATCACAACGTTTTCCGTTCTTTTCGCCGGTGGGTGTGGGGGTGGGGTTCATTCTGGCATGGGGTTCTCAGGGTGGGGTTGTGCGCGGATGAGGGCGTTGCGGATGGCGGTGCGGTCGGGTTTTCCGGGGCCGCGTTGGGGTAGGTGGGGTAGGACGATGGTGTGGCGGGGGATGGCGTGTGGGGGGAGGGTTTCGCGGGCGGCGGTCAGTGCGGTGGGGATGAGTTGTTGAAGGTGTTTGATGTGGGTGGGGTTGGTGGGGGCGAAGGCTGCGGCGACGGTGGTTCCCCATTCGGGGTGGGGGATTCCGGTGACGTGGATCGCTGTTCCGGGGGGTAGGTGTGGGGCGAGGGCGTTTTCGACGTGGGTGGGGAGGACTTTGAGGCCGCCGGTGTTGATGATGTCGTCGGTGCGGCCTTCGAGGGTGAGGGTGCCGTCGGGGTTGATGTGTCCGATGTCGTCGGTGAGGTATGTGCGGGTGCCGTTGGGGTGGTGTGTGAAGGGTGTGTTGGTGTTGAGGGTGAGGGTGGTGGGGTTGTCGGTGGGGTGGAGGTATCCGTGGGCGATGTGGGTGCCGGTGAGTTGGATGCGTGTGGCGGTGGCGGTGGCGGTGGTGGTGTTGGTGGTGAAGGTGATGGTGGTGTCGCCGATGGGGTGGCCGTTGTAGACGCAGCCGCCGCAGGTTTCGCTCATGCCGTATGTGGTGATGAGGTTGATGTTGTGGTCTTTGGCGCGGTTGATGAGTTCGGTTGGGGTTGCTGCGCCGCCGACGAGGATGGCGTCGAGTTGGCGCAGTGTGGTGATGCCTTCGGTGGTGGATAGGAGTCGGGCGAGTTGGGTGGGGACGAGCGAGGTGTAGTGGGGGGTGTTGGGGGTGGTGATTTGGGCTTGGTGGAGGGCGGTGGCTAGGTGTGTGGCGGTGAAGCTGGTGGTGCGGTGGATGGGGATGGGGTTGTGGCCTGCTGCGAGGGATCGCAGGATTACTTGCAGTCCTGCTATGTGGTGGGGTGGGAGGGTGAGGATCCATTGGCCGGGGCCGCCGAGGGCGTGTTCGGTGGCGGTGATGGAGGCGTGGAGTGCGGTGGCGGTGCAGGTGGCGAGTTTGGGGGTTCCTGTTGATCCGGAGGTGGAGATGGCGAGGGTGGCTTGGGGTGGGAGGTTGGTTGCGGTGGTTGCTGTGGTGGGGGGTGTGTGGCCGGGGGCGGTGGGGATGAGGAGGGGGGTGTTTCCGTCGAGGGCGTGTCGGAGGGTGGTGTAGGTGGGGGTGAGGTCGCCGTGGGTGGGGATGGTGAGGGGGGTTATGGGGGTGGTGGTTGTGGGTTCCGGCACGGGGTCACCCTACTCATGTGCGGGTGGATGGGTGCGGGGTTAGGGGGTGGTGATTGTGTTGTTTTTGCGGGTGGGGGTGGTGTTGTTGAGGGTGGTGCGTAGGTGTTCGCATGCTTTGGCGAGGGGTTTGGGAAGGGTGAAGAGGAAGGCGAGGGTGGGGATGCGTCGGAGGATTTTTTCTAGGAGGACGCATCCGGCGATGACGATGGTGGTGGCGAGGATGGGGTAGAGGAAAACGGCGCAGGGGATGCTGCGGATGGTGCTGCCGAGTCCGGTGCTTAGGCCGAGGGTGATGAGGTTGAGGATGGTCGCTAGGGGGATGTGGAGGGTGTAGATACCGAGGGTGTGGTGGCCGAGGTAGGTCAGGGGGGTTGCTAGGTGGGGGATGCGGACGAGGCATCCGACGAAGCCGACGGCGGTCAGGCCTAGGGTGATGTAGAGGAGGGCGATGAGGGTGGCGTAGCCGGGGCCGGGTGGGGCGAGGCTGAGGAGTCGGGTCATGCCGATGGGTTGGTAGATGGCCCAGGAGGTAATGGCGGTGAGGATGGTCAGGGGTGGGCTGCTTGCCATGCGGGTGAGGATGGCGCGGCCGTGTACGCCTAGGCCGAAGAAGATGGCGTAGGTGAAGGCGCGGGTCCAGAGTGCGCTTTCGAGGGACCAGGCTTGGACGGCGATGAGGTGGAGGATGAAGAGTGCGGTGAGGGTGATCCAGGGTGGTACGCGTCGTAGTGCGGTGAAGAGGAGGATGTAGGTGGATAGGGCGAAGAGGTACCAGAGGTAGGTGTTGGGTAGCCAGAGTTGGATGAGCCACTGGTCGAGGGAGGCGACTTTGTGGGGGGTGGGGAAGTCTGGTGGCATGCAGAGGATGAAGATGCCGTAGGTGATGAGCCAGATGGTGTAGAGCCAGTAGTTGGTGGCGGCGCCGAGGATGGCTTTGCCGCGGCGGAATCCTCGGTGGATTTTTCCGGATGCGAGTACGCCGGAGAGGGCGAATAGGAGGGGCATGCGGATGATGGAGAGGATTTGGTTGATGCGTGCCCATCGTCCGGTTTCGAGTCCGCCGACCCAGGCCATGAGGTAGTAGTGGCCGATGGTGACGTGGAAGAGGACGACGAGGATGACTGCGACGGCGCGTGAGGTGTCGATCCAGCGGAGTCGTGGTGGTGTTGTGGGGGTGGGGGAGGGGTGTGGAGACGGTGAGGTGGCGTGACTGCTCACGTCGGTTGGGGTTCCCTCTCGGTGTGTCGGTGCGGGTGCGTGTGGGGGTGGGGTGCGGGGTTCATCCTAGGCAGGCCGCGGCGGTGGGGCTGCTGTGGGGTTTTTGTTAGGGGGTTGGTGTTGACGCTACGGATGTGGGGTGTGGTGCGGCAAATGTGCTGGTGAAGTGGTGTGCGACTGGAGGGATAGAGGGGGGTACGACTTTGGGGGTAGTTATGTGAGGTGAGTTTGGGACTGGGGGTGGATTACTGAGGGGTGGTGAGTGGCGACACTTGTTTCTGTGAAGGTGAAACAAATGTGTGTGGGTATGGCAGCGCTGTTTGTAGGCGCTAGTGGTTTTTATGTGTATGCAAACGCGAAACCTGAAGATGTGAGGGATTACTACTCGAAAGAGGTTGAATATCGGCTGGAGTCTTCAGGTCCTTTGGGGGAGGTTTTCCCCTTGGAGTGGGATGGTTTGAATGGCCCCATGGTTGTTTCGGAAAAGGTAGCTGATTCGACATGGAGTAAGAAAATGGTCGCTGGTGCGGATCCGGAAGTCTCTGCTGTTGCTCCTGATTCGGGAACTTTGCGCTGCAAGATCATTGATCACGAGGGGAAAGTGATTGCTCAGCAGGAAGGGGTGAATGGGCAAGAGGTAAAGTGTCAGGCGCAGCGAATAAACTCTTCATCACAGTAGTGATGAAGAGTTCTCTGAACCGCGAGAACTTTTGTCTTGCGAAATTCCAGATAAAGGAAGGTTAGAAGTACCAGGGGAAGGGACTCCAGTCGGGGTTGCGTTTTTCGAGGAATTGGTCGCGGCCTTCGATGGCTTCGTCGGTCATGTAGGCCAGTCGGGTGGCTTCTCCGGCGAATACTTGTTGGCCCATGAGTCCGTCGTCGGTGAGGTTGAATGCGAATTTGAGCATGCGTTGGGCTTGGGGTGATTTGCTCATGATTTCGGTGGCGACGCGGATGGCTTCGTGTTCGAGGTCGTCGTGGTCGGTGACGATGTTGACGGCGCCCATGCGGTGCATGTCTTCGGCGGTGTATTCGCGGCCGAGGAAGAAGATTTCGCGGGCGAATTTTTGGCCCACCATTTTGGCGAGGTAGGCGGAGCCGTAGCCGGCGTCGAAGGAGCCTACGTCGGCGTCGGTTTGTTTGAAGCGGGCGTTTTGGCGGGAGGCGATGGTTAGGTCGCAGACGACGTGGAGGGAGTGTCCGCCGCCTGCTGCCCAGCCGTTGACGACGGCGATGACGATTTTGGGCATGGTGCGGATGAGGCGTTGCACTTCGAGGATGTGGAGGCGGCCGCCTTCGGCTTTGGTGCGTTGTTCGTCGATGTTGGTGTGGGATTCTTCGCCGGTGGTGGCGTCTTTGCTGGCGTATTGGTATCCGGATCGTCCGCGGATGCGTTGGTCTCCGCCGGTGCAGAAGGCCCATCCGTTGGTGGTGGGGGATTTGCCGGGGGTGGGGTGGGGTCCGTTGCCGGTGAGGAGGATGGTTCCCACGTGTGGGGTCATGCGGGCGTGGTCGAGGGTGCGGTAGAGCTCATCGACGGTGTGTGGCCGGAATGCGTTGAGAACTTCGGGTCGGTTGAAGGCGATGCGTACGCAGCCTAGGGGGCGTCCGGGGACGGGGCCGGGGGCGGTGCTGCGGTGGTAGGTGATGTCGGTCAGGTCCTCGAAGCCGGGAACTGTCTCCCATGTAGTGGGGTCGAAGGTCTGTGACACGGTGTCCATGTGGCAAGCCTAGGCTTGCGGTGTTGTTCCGGTGGGATGCAACTTTGGGAGTAGGTGGGGTGCGACTTTAGGTGTAGGGGTGTGGAGTGGTTTGCAGACTGGGGGTGGATGACCGGTGGGGTGGTGCAGGGAAAGACTGGTTGCCATGAGGAGGCAACGATTTTTTGTAGGTGTGGCGGCGTTGTTTATGGGGGCTAGTTTTATTTCTGCGTATGTAGACCCAATCCAGGAGCATGAGTATTACTCCAAAGAGGCTGTGCATAGTGTGGAGTCTTCGGGGGCTGTGGGGGATAGACCATGAGGGGAAGTGGTCGCGCAGCGGGAAGCGTCTCGTGGGAAGTGAAGTCAGCTGTGTCGCATCGGCTGGCTAGGTAAGGCCTAGAAAAAGAGCTGTAGGGGTGGGTCTAGCCTTGAATGTATGCCGATCCCTGAACATGTTGCGAGGTTACGGGCCAAGGTGGGGCACGATCTGTTGTGGCTGCCGGGTGTGACTGCTGTTGTGGTGCGTGAGGGGGATCGGGGGGTGGAGGTGGTGTTGGTGCGTCGTTCTGATAACGGTGAGTACACCCCGGTCACTGGTGTGGTTGATCCGTTGGAGTCCCCTGCGGTGACGGCGGTGCGTGAGGCGAAGGAAGAGGCGTGTATTGATGTTGAGGTTGAGCGGTTGATCGCTGTGCGGGTGACGCCGGTTGTTACTTATCCCAATGGTGATCAGTCCGCGTATGTTGATGTTGCTTTTCGGTGTAGGTGGGTAGGTGGTGTTCTGCGGGTGGGGGACGATGAGTCTTCTGAGGTGGGGTGGTGGCCGGTGGCAGATCTTCCGCCGATGGAGGATCGTCATCGTGAGGCGATTGAGATTGCGTGTCGTGATGATGGTGAGGTCGTTTACGACTGATGCGTGTTCTTGTGCACACGATTGCGCTATGTGCTTGCTAACCGGTCGCATTGGTCGATGAGGAGGCAGGACTGTCCTAGTCTCCGCCCACGGCCGTGGGCGGTGTCGTGGTGAGGAGCGCAGCATGCAACGACGGATTCTCGTGGTACCCGCCGGTCATCGGGAGCCTGTGACTCCTGTGTGCCTAGGCCTGGTTCAGGCGCTGTCCGAGATGCGTGTGAATGTGGCTTATGCCAAACCTATTGCGCAGGAGTTCAGCAAGGGTAACGAGGATCAATCTGTTGAGGTGTTTCGGTTGGTGACGCGGTTGCGTCCGCCGCAGCCGGTTACTTCTGATATCGCGATGCGTAATTACGCTATGTATGGCAGTGACACGATGTTGTCTTCGGTGCTTTTTGAGATGCGTGATGTTTTGGCGCATGAAGCGGTGGTTTTTGAGGGTCTTTCCCCTATTCGCGGGACTTCTTTGACGAATCAGTTCAATGAAGAGTTTGCCGTGGGTGTTGATGCTGATGTGCTTCTTGTTGCCACAGCTGCCGAGGGTTTGGCCGAAGTTGTTGATCATGTCGCGATGGCTGCGCGTCCTTTTACTGACCGTCGCCCAGGTCGGGTTATTGGTGTTGTCATTGTCGGTATTCAGGACGATGACAAGGGTTTGCTGGGTGATGTTCGGCGTGATCTTGAGGCCCAGAATTTGCAGGTTGTTGCTGCTGTTGCGCATAGTCCTCAGCTTGAGCGTTTGCGGGTGCGTGACATCGTCCATCAGCTGCGTCTGACTGTTGTTTCTGAAGGCGATATGGATCGTCGTGTTGAGCACATGATGATCGCTGCTCAAGGTATGCCAGGTGTTGTGGACCGTACCGCTGAGGCGGGGCGTTTTGTTATCACCCCTGGTGATCGTCCTGATGTTCTTATGACTGCTGCTCTTGCTGAGATTAAAGGGGTTCGTCCAGCGGGTGTGCTTCTGACGAGCGGTCTTTTGCCTAGTGAGAATGTGATGAGTTTGTGCGCGCCAGCGTTGGAGGCAGGGATGCCTTTGTTGGCGACGGATGATTTCACGTATGAGGCGGCTTCGGCGGTGAATGGCATCCAGATGCAGATTCCCGCTGATGACGAAGAACGTGCACAGTTGACGAAACAGACGTATGCCGAAGCGTTTTCTACTGAGTGGCTGCGCAGTTTGCAAGAGAATGAGCAGCCACGTCGCGCTACGTATATTCAACTGCGGGCTTCGGTGATGGAGCGGTTGGGTACTAAGCGTTACGCCACAGCTTTGCCTGGGCCTGTCACTGTTGACATGCTCCGTTCTGCTCGGGCGTTGCTCGATTTCGGTATGGCTACGTGCTTGTTTGTTGGGTCTACGGAACAGATCAGTGAGGTTGCTGCTCTTCACCACATCCCCATGCCTGATGCGGCGCACATCATTGATGTTGCAAGCCCTGCTCCTGAGGTTGTGCGCTATTTGGCGGCTAAACGTGGTGTTGAGGAACAGGTGGCTGTTCGAGATTTGGCTGATCCGCTTACTTACTCCATGGTTTTGCTTGCGATGGAGGAAGTGCAGTCTGTGGTGGGGGACCGTATCGATACTGGTTCGGATTTGGTGCGTTTGGCTGACGAACTTATTGGTTTGTCTCCTGGAGTTACTTCGGTAGGGACCAGTACGTATCTTCTCGATAAGGAGTCCATCCAGATTTATG
This region of Dermatophilus congolensis genomic DNA includes:
- a CDS encoding phosphotransacetylase family protein, which encodes MQRRILVVPAGHREPVTPVCLGLVQALSEMRVNVAYAKPIAQEFSKGNEDQSVEVFRLVTRLRPPQPVTSDIAMRNYAMYGSDTMLSSVLFEMRDVLAHEAVVFEGLSPIRGTSLTNQFNEEFAVGVDADVLLVATAAEGLAEVVDHVAMAARPFTDRRPGRVIGVVIVGIQDDDKGLLGDVRRDLEAQNLQVVAAVAHSPQLERLRVRDIVHQLRLTVVSEGDMDRRVEHMMIAAQGMPGVVDRTAEAGRFVITPGDRPDVLMTAALAEIKGVRPAGVLLTSGLLPSENVMSLCAPALEAGMPLLATDDFTYEAASAVNGIQMQIPADDEERAQLTKQTYAEAFSTEWLRSLQENEQPRRATYIQLRASVMERLGTKRYATALPGPVTVDMLRSARALLDFGMATCLFVGSTEQISEVAALHHIPMPDAAHIIDVASPAPEVVRYLAAKRGVEEQVAVRDLADPLTYSMVLLAMEEVQSVVGDRIDTGSDLVRLADELIGLSPGVTSVGTSTYLLDKESIQIYAGPAYGENATVEQIVISAELAADRAISLGIYPTVTFVSEGDCSTGTLELMTQCRDLLVTRRPDLAVAEPIQLKEFFDRPLEGGVRSGGGSVGNASILVFRSTEARKQALREAQRHVEGSQVGPLLNGYAKPFAGLPQRGGGPEITDTIGLTAVLTDRA